Within Bacillus sp. E(2018), the genomic segment TGAGCTGCTGTATTATTAGGGAAGAAGATCATTCCTACCCCGTACCGTCCTTTTTCAGGCAGTTCAAAATCAGTAACTTTTTTAAAAAAATTATGTGGGATCTTTGTCATTAAGCCGGCTCCATCTCCCGTTAGAGGATCACTTCCTTGTCCTCCCCGGTGGTCAAGCTGGCATAGCATGTGAAGGCCATTTTCAACAATGTCATGGGTAGCATGCCCTTTTAAATGAGCATATAGACCAATGCCACAAGCGTCATGTTCGTTCTTTGGATTATATAAACCTTGTGGTTCTGGAAACTGACTAAAGGTCATTTTGAACTCCCCCTTAAGTTTATCAAATGAAATATTCGAAACTTTCTTTCATTTAGTTTAGGTTTTATAATTAATCGAAACAATATATAATTTAGATTAAAACGATCTCAAATTGAGAATGATTGGTTGTGACAAGGCATGGAATTCAGACAATTACAGTATTTTATTGAAGTTGCAGAACGAGAACATGTTTCGGAAGCAGCAATTGCTTTACATGTTGCACAATCTGCAGTCAGTCGTCAGGTTGCTAATTTGGAGGCTGAACTTGGTGTAGAGTTGTTTGAAAGAGAAGGTCGAAATATTAAGCTTTCTCCTGTTGGTAAGCTGTTCTTGATACACGCAAAAACGGCTATGAAAGCGATCGAACATGCAAAAAAACAGATTGATGAATATTTAGATCCTGAAAGAGGAACGATCAAGATCGGATTTCCTACAAGTCTTGCAGGCCATCTATTGCCAACTGTCGTTTCAGCTTTTAAACGTGAACATCCGAATATTGCCTTTCACTTAAGACAAGGTTCTTATCGATTTCTTACAGAAAGCGTTAAGAGTGGAGATATTGATCTAGCTTTTCTAGGACCTGTTCCTACAAATGATCCTGATTTAGAAGGACATATCCTTTTTACTGAAAAAATTTCTGCACTATTACCTGAACTGCATCATTTAGCAGAAAAAAGAAGTTTGTTATTAAGTGATTTGCGAAATGATGAATTCGTGCTATTTCCAGATGGGTATATTTTACGAGATGTCGTAGTAAATGCTTGTAAAGAATCGGGCTTCGTTCCTAAGATTGCATGTGAAGGTGAAGATCTAGATGCGATAAAAGGGCTAGTAACAGCTAGTATGGGTGTTACCCTTTTACCCGATAGTTCGTTTTATGAAACGAAGCCACGTTTCACAGTAAAAATACCAATCGAGATCCCAGATGTTAAACGCACAGTGGGAATCATAACCCCACGCAGTCGAGAACTAGCACCTGCCGAACAAGTTTTCTTTGAATTTGTAATAAAGTTCTTCTCAGTTTTAGAGCAATATCAATAACTTTCCGTTATTTAAAGATGATGTAAGATGAAACAGAAAAAGCTTGGCATTTTTTTGCCAAGCTTTTTTCTATCAGTCAATTACGTTTAACTTGCAACATCAGATTGACTGTTTTCTTTTCTGATGTTGCGAATATTGATGCGAATAAGCAGGGAGATAGCAAGAGCTATAATAAACGCACCTGTAAAGATATAGAGTGTTAAAGAATAACTGTTCGTGGATTCACGTATCCAAGAAACAACTAATGGACCAACTAGTCCAGCCGCTGCCCACGCGGTTAAAATATACCCATGGATCGCTCCTAGTTGCTTCGTTCCGAACAAGTCTCCTATATAGGCAGGTATGGAAGCAAAACCTCCTCCATAACAAGTAAGGATTAAATAAATAAGCAACTGAAAGAAAAAGGCGTTCGTAACATTCGGTAAAAGGACGAATGCCACCGTTTGTATCGCGAAAAACGTAGTGTAAACGTTTGGGCGACCAATATAATCTGAAATCGACGCCCAACCGATTCTTCCAAAACCGTTAAACAATCCCATGATCCCAACCATCGTAGCAGCTGAAGCGGCACTGAGATTCGCAATATCTTGTGCCATGGGAGAAGCAACAGAAATTATGGCGATCCCGCATGTAACATTTATAAATAACATCGCCCATAAAGCCCAAAAACGAATCGTTTTAACAGCTTCATTTGCAGTTAATTGTGCAAGATCTTTTGTTTGATCATTATTCTTACTTTCTTCTTTCATTCCTTCTGGCTTCCAATTCTTTGGAGGTGGCGTTAGATATAAAGAGGAGAGTAACATTATAGTAAAATAAACAGCACTTAATACGTAAAAAGTATTTGAAATACCTATACCTGTTATAAGCCTCGCGATTACAGGACTAGCAATAAGTGATGCAAAACCAAATCCCATAATAGCAAGACCTGTGGCTAATCCTCTTCGATCAGGAAACCATTTCACAAGTGAAGAGACAGGTGTGATATAGCCAATGCCAAGTCCGATCCCTCCTAAAGCACCATAAAAAAAGTAAAGCAGATAAATAGAGCCTAATTGATCAGCAAAGCCAGAACCTAGTAACCCAGCACCAAAACAAATTGATGCTATGATGCCGGATTTACGAGGTCCATATCGTTCAACAAAATGCCCCATAAAAGCAGCGGATAAACCTAGAAACAAGATTGCGATACTGAACGTTAAAGAGATTTCACTTAGCCCCCAATTGTGTTCTTCCCGGAGCGGATTTGTGAATACACTCCAGGAATATACTGATCCGATCGATATGTGAATACCTACAGCAGCTGCAGCAATCAACCAGCGGTTTTTCACCTTTTTAGCCATCCCTCTTACTCCTCTACACTTTTATTCTAAAGTTTTCTCCTTAGTCTGATTTACACGTTTTTCAGGTGAGTTCCCTGTTGTCTTTTCAATGTGTTCTGTTTCTTGGCCCATGCCCTTTAAAAACTGCATGAGTATGGTGATAGCTTTATTAATTTCAGGATCTTTTAGTGAACGAACTAAATCAAAGTAACTTGTCTTCTCTTCCGTATCTTTGTACTCAGCTACTCGGGCGATCCCTGCATCTATTTTTAAAAGGAAAGGTTCAAGTTGCTTTACATTAATCATTCCTAGAGTTCCTAAGAGCAATAGAAGATTTTTTAATGTATTCGTGTTCTCAGGCTTGTCCATGGCTTTTACAGCAATATCCATTACTTTATCGCCTTGCCCGAACAATCCATTTAATAGAGGTAAAATTCCTTTATCGTGCATATGGTTCATGATTTCTAGTGTTTGTAGAATCGCAGTCTTGTTCTGAATAAGAGCATCCTCGACTTCTCGGAGGTCATTGGAACGTTTCTCTTCTACTGTTAAGGTTTGTTTTTGAACGTTTTTAATTGCTTTAGCCATGTTGATTTCGCTCCTTTTTCACAGCATCGCCTGGAAAGATATAATCTTTTCTTGCCCACTTCTTCTCAACGTTAACTCCTACTTGAGGTTGTGGGTTTCCATACCTGAAATTTGTTTTAGGCAACGGATTAACCCCCTCGTCCATCAAGACCTCAAGTTTTGCACTTGTCTCTTTGTAGGCAGGTGTATCCGTATCTTTATCTGCATAACTGCTCGTCAGTAGATTTATAGCTGCTTCTCCGCTATCGTTCATAGGTAGATATACTTCTTTGCCTTTTACACGATCCGTTATTAAACAATGAACTTTCACACTTCCATAAGGCGACGATAATCTTACTAAGGTTCCATCCTTTAAGCCCCGTTCTTTGGCTAGTTCAGGTGAGATCTCAAGAAACGTGTTAGGAGTCTTAGAAGTGATACCCTCAGATTGATAAGTCATATTTCCTTCATGAAAGTGTTCTAAAAGTCTTCCGTTGTTAACGTGAATATCGTATTCTTCTCCGAATTCTACAGGCTCTGTCCAGTTTACTGGAAATAGTCTCGCTTTCTTATCTTCAAAAGGAAATCCTTCTTTAAAAAGGATTGGAGTATCTGTTCCATCTTCAGCCACTGGCCATTGAAGACTTTTGTAACCTTCTAATCTTTCATAGGATACTCCGGCAAATAATGGCGCCAGTTGTGCAGCTTCTTCCATAATGTCACTCGGATGTTTGTAATCCCACCCAGCTCCGAGTCGGTTTGCGATATCACGTATAATCTCCCAATCTGGTTTAGAATCTCCGAGTGGCTCTAGCACCTGATACAATCTTTGTATTCTTCTCTCCGTGTTTGTGAATGTGCCTTCTTTTTCGAGACTTGGACTTGCTGGTAAGACAACGTCAGCAAACTGAGCCGTTCGTGTAAGAAAGAGATCTTGTACAACAAAAAAGTCTAGTTTCTCATAAGCTGCGTGAACATGGTTTATGTTTGAGTCAACGATTCCCATATCTTCACCTTTTAAATACATACCTTTTACATGGCCATCATGGATGCCTTGAACCATTTCATGATTGTTAAGACCAGGTTCCTCTGGAATTTTTACGCCCCATGCTTTTTCATATTTTTCTCTTACCTTAATGTCTGCGACTTTCTCATATGAAGGTAAGCGATCTGGCATGCTTCCAAAGTCACTCGCTCCTTGAACATTGTTATGTCCTCGTAAAGGATAAGAACCTACCCCTTCTCGTCCATAGTTTCCTGTTACTAGAAGTAGATTGGATATGGCCGTGCTTGTATCACTTCCTCCCATATGCTGTGTAACGCCCATTGCCCAGAGAACACAAACACTTTTGGATTGTGAGATTGTATTTGCTAAATGGATAAGTGTGTCTTGAGAGAGCCCTGTTACCTTTTCTGCATACTCTAAAGTAAACGTTTTTAGGTTCTCTGTAAAAGCATCTAAGCCATTCACTTGGGTTTGTAAAAAATCATAATCTGCTAATCCTTCATCTAAAATATACTTTGTTACAGCAGACAGCCAAACGAGATCTGAGCCTGCCCGTGGCTGAATGAATAGATCGGCACGTTCAGCCATCTCATGTTTTCTAAGATCAGCGACGATTAGTTTTTGGTTGTGCAATTTATGTGATCGCTTCACACGCGTTGCTAGAACAGGATGAGATTCTGAAGTGTTAGAGCCAATTACAATTACCAGCTCGGATTTTTCAATATCCTTTATTGATCCAGAATCCCCACCATGCCCTACAGTTCGAAACAAACCCATAGTGGCTGGAGTTTGACAATAACGCGAACAGTTATCAATATTATTTGTTCCGATAACACCACGTGCTAGTTTCTGCATCAAATAGGATTCTTCATTCGTGCACTTAGATGAGCTGATAAATGTAAGAGCCTGAGCGCCATTCTTATTCTTAATCTCAGTAAATTTAGAAGCGATTAAGTTGTATGCTTCATCCCAAGAGGCTTCTCTGAACACATCACCTTCACGGATTAATGGTTTTGTAAGTCGTTCTTCACTGTTAACAAAATCCCATCCAAACTTACCTTTAATACATGTTGAAATGCCGTTTGCAGGAGCTTCGATCTGCGGATCTACTTTTAATATTTGTCTGCCTTTTGTCCAGACATCAAAGCTGCATCCTACGCCGCAGTATGTACAAACGGTTTTTGTTTTCTTTATTCTTTGTTCTCTCATCGCGGCTTCCATATCTGAAATAGCGAGTATAGACCCATAACCTGTCTCAACGCCTTTTGTGATCTCAATCATCGGACGAAGTGTCTCGCGATTGATCCCTGTCATATAACCAGTTTCACCTTCCATCCCTTTTTCCATCATGGCGTTACAAGGGCAAACAGTAGAACAGTGGCCACATGAAACACAAGATGATTCATTGATCGGAACGTCTTTGTCCCAAATCACTCTAGGCCGTTCTCGTTCCCAATCAATCGTTAGTGTCTCTGTTACTTGGACATCTTGGCATGCTTCAACACATCGTCCACACAATATACATTGATCAGGATCATATCTATAAAATGGGTTAGACTGATCAACTTCATATGGCTTATGTTCAAAAGGGATACTCTGGTGGTTGATCTTCATTTCTTTAACTGTGTTATGTATTTCACAACCGCCATTGTTATAATCACAAACCGTACAATATAACTCATGATTAAAAAGAATTCTATCCATTCCAATGACTTGAGCTTCTCTTACCTCATCAGAATTTGTATCGATGTTATCTCCGTTATTAATCTTCGTCGAACATGCTCTTACAAGTTCTCCATTCACTTTAACGATACAAGTATCACATGTTTCAATCGGCCCAAGGCTGGGATGGTAACAAACATGTGGGACTTGATCTGGTAAACCATCTAACAAATTCAGTACCGTTTCTCCTTGAGTAGCTTTTCTTTCCGTTCCGTTTATTTTAATCGTAAGTTCTTCCAAACGACTTCCACCCTTTCTTGAAAAGTTAAAACGCGAAACATTCTGACATCTCAAACATCCGTTTCCCTAATCGTTATTTCCTTAAACAAATGCCACTTTCTATTACCATACAGATAAAGAGACACTCTTAATGAGTGCCTCCTAGTTTAGTTATCTAAATCAATCTCAATAAGATCATAAGAAGTAAAAATACCTAATGGCTTTTCGTTTTCACTTCCATTTAAAGTAATGATGATCGCCTCAAGCTTTTTACCTTCTTTATGAATGTTTTCGAAAATTTCCTCTGCTTTAAAAATACTTGAAGTTTTTGAAATAAAGGCCACCAGTTGTTTTTGCTCATTGTCTGCAATATCTGATATTCTTGCATTGTTCAGATCGATCACTTGATCTGCAAGCCTGTCAGTCAACCAATTCAATAAATATGTAGCCGTTAAAAGCCAAAGGTACTCTCCTTTTTCATTATAAATAGGAAAACGAGAATAGGATGTTTTTCGAATACAGCTTAAAACATCTTCCAACCGGTCACTTTCTTTAAAATGATGTACCTTTTTTGTGGCGATGTTCAAAGCTGTTTCAGGTTTCATAAAATAACCCGCTATTTTTTCTATTCTTTCTACGATCTCGAGGTGTGGTTCAGCAATGTAATAATCATGATCTACTTTTTCATGGACAATTGCATTTCTAAGTTTTGCGAATTGACCGAGCTCATTATAAAAAGATCGGATAAGAGAATGCTTTTTCATTCCTGTTTCCACTAGGTTTTTAAACCGATCATCTTTCGTATCTTTTACTTTGTCGATTAAGCATTTGTGAATCTGATTAAAAGCAATTTCAAATCGTTCAGAAAGGCTATTTTCTGTATTAGATTTTATATGAGTGACGGTCATGATCAATCTCTCCTTCTCTCTGCACTACCCTTTTACTACCCCTTTTTTCAACATCTTTAAACTATAACTTCTACTGAATATATAAAGTGTTAGGAAGTACTTATGCTAGGATTCTGTTTTCACGAAAATAAAAGTAAAAGAAAAACGAACCCACAATGGATTCGTTTTTAAAAATTATTCACTTTCAGGAAAATGTGGTAACGGGTCGTTAAACACACTCCAATCTTCGTTATACATTTCAAAGTCTGTTAATAAACATTCATCTAGTTGTTCTAACAATTGTTCTTTATTGTAATCAATTCCTATAAATACTAGTTCATTAATTCGATCGCCGTATTCTTCATCCCAGTTTGGATTTTCTCTCTTTTCCTCTTCTATTATTTCTTCTTGTTCTTCTTTAGGCAGAGCTGCCACCCATTGACCTGCTGGTTGAAAGATTATACTCGTACCGGCTTGACTTAGCAATATTGCCCATTCATTCCGA encodes:
- a CDS encoding LysR family transcriptional regulator; amino-acid sequence: MEFRQLQYFIEVAEREHVSEAAIALHVAQSAVSRQVANLEAELGVELFEREGRNIKLSPVGKLFLIHAKTAMKAIEHAKKQIDEYLDPERGTIKIGFPTSLAGHLLPTVVSAFKREHPNIAFHLRQGSYRFLTESVKSGDIDLAFLGPVPTNDPDLEGHILFTEKISALLPELHHLAEKRSLLLSDLRNDEFVLFPDGYILRDVVVNACKESGFVPKIACEGEDLDAIKGLVTASMGVTLLPDSSFYETKPRFTVKIPIEIPDVKRTVGIITPRSRELAPAEQVFFEFVIKFFSVLEQYQ
- a CDS encoding OFA family MFS transporter, translated to MAKKVKNRWLIAAAAVGIHISIGSVYSWSVFTNPLREEHNWGLSEISLTFSIAILFLGLSAAFMGHFVERYGPRKSGIIASICFGAGLLGSGFADQLGSIYLLYFFYGALGGIGLGIGYITPVSSLVKWFPDRRGLATGLAIMGFGFASLIASPVIARLITGIGISNTFYVLSAVYFTIMLLSSLYLTPPPKNWKPEGMKEESKNNDQTKDLAQLTANEAVKTIRFWALWAMLFINVTCGIAIISVASPMAQDIANLSAASAATMVGIMGLFNGFGRIGWASISDYIGRPNVYTTFFAIQTVAFVLLPNVTNAFFFQLLIYLILTCYGGGFASIPAYIGDLFGTKQLGAIHGYILTAWAAAGLVGPLVVSWIRESTNSYSLTLYIFTGAFIIALAISLLIRINIRNIRKENSQSDVAS
- a CDS encoding DUF1641 domain-containing protein codes for the protein MAKAIKNVQKQTLTVEEKRSNDLREVEDALIQNKTAILQTLEIMNHMHDKGILPLLNGLFGQGDKVMDIAVKAMDKPENTNTLKNLLLLLGTLGMINVKQLEPFLLKIDAGIARVAEYKDTEEKTSYFDLVRSLKDPEINKAITILMQFLKGMGQETEHIEKTTGNSPEKRVNQTKEKTLE
- the fdhF gene encoding formate dehydrogenase subunit alpha, whose translation is MEELTIKINGTERKATQGETVLNLLDGLPDQVPHVCYHPSLGPIETCDTCIVKVNGELVRACSTKINNGDNIDTNSDEVREAQVIGMDRILFNHELYCTVCDYNNGGCEIHNTVKEMKINHQSIPFEHKPYEVDQSNPFYRYDPDQCILCGRCVEACQDVQVTETLTIDWERERPRVIWDKDVPINESSCVSCGHCSTVCPCNAMMEKGMEGETGYMTGINRETLRPMIEITKGVETGYGSILAISDMEAAMREQRIKKTKTVCTYCGVGCSFDVWTKGRQILKVDPQIEAPANGISTCIKGKFGWDFVNSEERLTKPLIREGDVFREASWDEAYNLIASKFTEIKNKNGAQALTFISSSKCTNEESYLMQKLARGVIGTNNIDNCSRYCQTPATMGLFRTVGHGGDSGSIKDIEKSELVIVIGSNTSESHPVLATRVKRSHKLHNQKLIVADLRKHEMAERADLFIQPRAGSDLVWLSAVTKYILDEGLADYDFLQTQVNGLDAFTENLKTFTLEYAEKVTGLSQDTLIHLANTISQSKSVCVLWAMGVTQHMGGSDTSTAISNLLLVTGNYGREGVGSYPLRGHNNVQGASDFGSMPDRLPSYEKVADIKVREKYEKAWGVKIPEEPGLNNHEMVQGIHDGHVKGMYLKGEDMGIVDSNINHVHAAYEKLDFFVVQDLFLTRTAQFADVVLPASPSLEKEGTFTNTERRIQRLYQVLEPLGDSKPDWEIIRDIANRLGAGWDYKHPSDIMEEAAQLAPLFAGVSYERLEGYKSLQWPVAEDGTDTPILFKEGFPFEDKKARLFPVNWTEPVEFGEEYDIHVNNGRLLEHFHEGNMTYQSEGITSKTPNTFLEISPELAKERGLKDGTLVRLSSPYGSVKVHCLITDRVKGKEVYLPMNDSGEAAINLLTSSYADKDTDTPAYKETSAKLEVLMDEGVNPLPKTNFRYGNPQPQVGVNVEKKWARKDYIFPGDAVKKERNQHG
- a CDS encoding CBS domain-containing protein, with translation MTVTHIKSNTENSLSERFEIAFNQIHKCLIDKVKDTKDDRFKNLVETGMKKHSLIRSFYNELGQFAKLRNAIVHEKVDHDYYIAEPHLEIVERIEKIAGYFMKPETALNIATKKVHHFKESDRLEDVLSCIRKTSYSRFPIYNEKGEYLWLLTATYLLNWLTDRLADQVIDLNNARISDIADNEQKQLVAFISKTSSIFKAEEIFENIHKEGKKLEAIIITLNGSENEKPLGIFTSYDLIEIDLDN